One part of the Arachidicoccus terrestris genome encodes these proteins:
- a CDS encoding LemA family protein, producing MKKGWIILVIIAIVLGVYGCNGYNGLVKQDQQVQQVWSNVETNYQRRTDLYNSVIKTIQGSANFEKSTLNDVISARSKATSVTVDINDPESLAKYQAAQAQLQGAFSRLMAVSEAYPDLKTTKAFQDFQTQIEGTENRINVARRDYNAAVNSYNLTVKTFPKNILSGLFGFHAKAYYKADPGSEKAPDINFDIK from the coding sequence ATGAAGAAAGGTTGGATCATTCTTGTAATAATCGCCATCGTGTTGGGCGTCTATGGCTGTAATGGTTATAATGGCCTTGTTAAGCAGGATCAGCAGGTACAGCAGGTCTGGAGTAATGTAGAAACTAATTACCAGCGCCGTACTGATCTGTATAATAGCGTTATTAAAACAATCCAGGGGTCCGCTAACTTTGAGAAATCCACGTTAAATGATGTCATCAGTGCCCGTTCCAAGGCCACCAGTGTGACTGTGGATATCAATGATCCCGAAAGCCTGGCCAAATATCAGGCAGCACAGGCACAGCTGCAGGGAGCTTTCAGCCGTTTGATGGCGGTATCGGAGGCGTATCCTGATCTGAAGACCACAAAGGCCTTCCAGGATTTCCAGACACAGATCGAAGGAACTGAAAACAGGATCAATGTAGCCCGCAGAGACTATAACGCCGCAGTCAATAGCTATAATCTGACAGTGAAGACGTTCCCTAAGAATATTCTCTCCGGTCTATTCGGTTTTCATGCTAAAGCATATTACAAAGCAGATCCGGGTTCTGAGAAAGCACCGGATATCAATTTCGATATTAAATAA
- a CDS encoding TPM domain-containing protein yields the protein MSLFNKKKDPGYFTPEQQSEIVEAIKTAETATSGEIRLYVEGHCRYVDALDRAKEVFDELRMFETTSRNGVLIYLAMKDRQLAVFGDEAIHEKVGLDFWKQKLQQVKTHFQQKAYGTGLKLMILSIGDALKTAFPYDKVSDVNEQPDDIVFGK from the coding sequence ATGAGTTTATTCAATAAAAAAAAGGATCCTGGATATTTTACGCCAGAGCAGCAATCTGAGATCGTTGAGGCGATTAAAACGGCAGAGACAGCTACAAGCGGGGAAATTCGGCTATATGTGGAAGGCCATTGCCGGTATGTGGATGCACTGGACAGGGCTAAAGAGGTCTTTGATGAACTCCGGATGTTTGAAACGACTTCCAGAAACGGTGTGCTTATTTATCTGGCCATGAAAGACCGGCAATTGGCGGTATTCGGAGATGAAGCCATCCACGAAAAGGTGGGGCTGGATTTTTGGAAACAGAAACTCCAGCAGGTGAAAACCCATTTTCAGCAGAAGGCTTATGGTACAGGTCTTAAATTAATGATATTGTCGATAGGGGATGCATTAAAAACTGCTTTCCCCTATGACAAAGTCAGTGATGTCAACGAGCAGCCGGACGATATTGTCTTTGGCAAATAG
- a CDS encoding TPM domain-containing protein, whose product MFFSFPYKVRSFFLVLLCLITFAGAQGQDLNLLAPPNPPRLLVDKAGLLIPEQAEILEQKLVAFDDSTSNQISVVIIPTLNGYPLDDYANKLFRSWGIGGKKNNNGVLLLIAAQDRKVRIEVGYGLEGAITDVQSKSIIENDLAPNFQKGNYYRGIDQAINSLEKAAVGEYKVPRDKSDDSGGGAIVFFIILAIVIFIIIGANRGGGGGGVASHGGWSNILLPMILGNALGRGGGGGGFGGGGGFGGGGFGGFGGGSSGGGGASGGW is encoded by the coding sequence GTGTTTTTTTCTTTCCCTTATAAAGTCCGAAGTTTTTTTCTGGTCTTACTTTGTCTGATCACTTTTGCAGGTGCTCAGGGACAAGATCTGAATCTGTTAGCTCCGCCCAACCCGCCCAGGTTACTGGTGGATAAGGCAGGTCTGCTCATCCCGGAGCAGGCCGAGATTCTGGAACAGAAGCTGGTTGCTTTTGATGACAGCACCTCTAATCAGATCAGTGTGGTGATCATTCCGACTTTGAACGGCTATCCTCTTGATGATTATGCGAATAAACTTTTTCGTTCCTGGGGTATCGGCGGCAAGAAAAATAATAATGGTGTTTTGTTACTCATTGCTGCCCAGGACCGCAAAGTAAGAATTGAGGTCGGCTATGGTCTGGAAGGTGCGATCACTGATGTGCAATCCAAGAGCATTATAGAAAATGACCTGGCACCGAATTTTCAGAAAGGAAACTATTACAGAGGAATCGATCAGGCCATTAACTCGCTTGAAAAAGCGGCTGTCGGCGAATACAAGGTTCCACGTGACAAATCAGACGATTCCGGCGGTGGCGCGATTGTCTTCTTTATCATACTGGCCATCGTCATTTTTATCATCATCGGCGCTAACCGCGGCGGCGGTGGTGGGGGCGTTGCCAGTCATGGCGGCTGGTCCAATATTCTGCTACCGATGATTCTGGGTAATGCACTCGGCCGCGGCGGTGGAGGTGGCGGATTTGGCGGCGGAGGCGGCTTCGGCGGAGGTGGCTTTGGAGGATTTGGCGGTGGTAGCAGCGGCGGAGGAGGCGCCAGCGGCGGCTGGTAG
- a CDS encoding aminotransferase class IV — translation MQRHQVRFVTTQQDNWGKVHYNDLSSLIIRHPGFPKDDQKYKCRVVYSPEEISISFITYTPRFITRLQVVTDEQIHYRYKSADRSRLDALTTGLPADTEILIFQNELLTDSSFSNLALFDGKDWWTPKVPLLQGIHRGYLLDKRVIREKDITQADLKKFKQIRLINAMMDWNHTWELPVTAIKF, via the coding sequence ATGCAGAGGCATCAGGTTCGCTTTGTCACTACACAGCAGGACAACTGGGGAAAGGTGCATTATAACGATTTAAGCAGCCTGATTATCCGGCATCCCGGTTTCCCGAAAGATGATCAAAAATATAAATGCCGGGTTGTCTATAGCCCGGAAGAAATTTCAATTTCTTTTATTACCTATACACCCAGATTCATTACCAGATTACAAGTGGTTACCGACGAGCAGATCCATTACCGTTATAAGTCTGCAGACCGCAGCAGACTTGACGCTTTAACCACCGGACTACCTGCAGACACAGAGATATTGATCTTCCAAAATGAACTGCTGACAGATAGCAGTTTCTCCAATCTGGCATTATTTGACGGTAAAGACTGGTGGACGCCGAAAGTACCTTTATTACAAGGCATACATAGAGGTTACCTTTTAGACAAGCGTGTTATCCGGGAAAAAGATATTACCCAAGCTGATCTTAAAAAATTTAAGCAGATCCGACTTATCAATGCCATGATGGACTGGAACCATACCTGGGAATTGCCTGTCACCGCTATAAAGTTCTGA
- a CDS encoding aminodeoxychorismate synthase component I: protein MITDTKEVFFDEINKLYQAKQPFFFLTDYDGKQMEVTAIDEKEEGLGNSIRFRAPGMCFPKKQPAHLIHPDNPLIWHKHPISFAAYKKSFEIVQQGLQQGNSYLVNLTCSTPVDTNYSLADLYELGQGKYKLLYRDWFVHFSPEPFIRIENDRISSYPMKGTIEDSEPDAADRLRLSEKEIAEQYTIVDLIRNDLHQVAAGVEVASFRYLEKLKTNQKNLYTVSSHITGTLRPAYLHNPGDVLKAMLPAGSITGAPKAATIKIIRQAETHRRNFYTGVWGYYNGQILDSCVIIRYLESTPEGLIFKSGGGITSLSEAETEYHEMITKVYVPLP from the coding sequence ATGATAACAGACACAAAGGAAGTATTTTTTGATGAGATTAATAAGCTCTATCAGGCGAAGCAACCATTTTTCTTTCTGACGGATTACGATGGAAAGCAAATGGAAGTAACCGCTATAGATGAAAAGGAAGAAGGACTGGGCAACAGTATCCGCTTTCGGGCACCCGGCATGTGCTTTCCCAAAAAGCAGCCTGCTCATCTTATCCATCCAGACAATCCGTTAATCTGGCATAAACATCCGATCAGTTTTGCTGCCTATAAAAAATCTTTTGAAATTGTACAGCAGGGGCTGCAGCAGGGCAATTCCTATCTGGTCAATCTCACCTGCAGCACCCCCGTGGATACCAACTATTCACTGGCCGATCTGTATGAACTGGGCCAGGGTAAATACAAACTACTGTATAGGGACTGGTTTGTACACTTTTCCCCCGAGCCCTTTATACGGATAGAAAATGATCGCATCAGCAGCTATCCGATGAAAGGCACTATAGAAGACAGCGAACCCGATGCCGCGGACAGACTACGCTTAAGTGAAAAGGAAATCGCCGAGCAATACACCATTGTCGATTTGATTCGCAACGATCTTCACCAGGTCGCTGCAGGTGTGGAGGTAGCGAGTTTCAGGTATCTGGAAAAATTAAAGACCAATCAAAAGAATCTCTATACTGTCAGTTCCCATATTACAGGTACGTTAAGGCCCGCCTACCTACATAATCCCGGCGATGTCTTAAAAGCCATGTTACCTGCCGGCTCCATTACCGGAGCACCAAAAGCGGCAACAATAAAGATCATCAGGCAGGCAGAAACACACCGCAGAAACTTTTATACGGGGGTCTGGGGCTATTATAACGGACAGATACTGGATAGCTGTGTTATTATCCGTTATTTGGAAAGCACTCCCGAAGGGCTTATCTTTAAAAGCGGAGGCGGTATTACTTCCTTAAGTGAAGCCGAAACTGAATATCACGAAATGATCACAAAAGTCTATGTTCCCCTTCCTTGA
- a CDS encoding anthranilate synthase component II — MCLLSSFNTVAAKILIIDHNDSFTYNLVGLFESFAGKKGRVASVDVWSVDDLPAIDVSLIWQFDAVVLSPGPGLPEDYPAVSELLKECLEGYRNMPVLGICLGLQSLVAYYGGVLYNLPVIQHGRQVNMWVQDVGISSSASLLFAGLKLPVKVGLYHSWGMDNKVPVKDLEVLATATIAESASGGKGTNAVVMAIGHKHLPVYGLQFHPESYMTPEGDRIIRNWLDMITV; from the coding sequence TTGTGTCTGTTATCATCCTTCAATACAGTGGCCGCAAAAATATTAATAATTGACCATAATGACTCTTTTACCTATAATCTTGTAGGCCTTTTTGAATCCTTTGCAGGTAAAAAGGGACGGGTAGCGTCTGTTGACGTATGGTCGGTGGATGACTTGCCGGCCATTGACGTGTCGTTGATCTGGCAATTTGATGCCGTAGTCCTGTCTCCCGGGCCCGGGCTTCCCGAAGACTATCCGGCGGTCAGCGAATTACTGAAGGAATGTCTGGAAGGTTATAGAAATATGCCGGTGCTGGGTATTTGCCTGGGTTTACAGAGCCTGGTCGCCTACTACGGAGGTGTATTATATAATCTTCCCGTGATACAGCACGGCAGGCAGGTGAATATGTGGGTGCAGGATGTGGGCATATCCAGTTCCGCCTCTTTATTATTTGCCGGTCTGAAATTGCCTGTAAAAGTGGGCCTTTACCATTCCTGGGGTATGGACAACAAAGTGCCCGTGAAAGATCTTGAGGTGTTAGCGACTGCAACCATTGCAGAGAGCGCTTCAGGAGGTAAAGGAACCAATGCGGTGGTCATGGCCATTGGTCATAAACACCTACCCGTATATGGATTACAGTTTCATCCCGAGTCCTACATGACACCGGAAGGTGACAGGATTATCCGTAATTGGCTGGATATGATAACGGTATAA
- a CDS encoding sugar nucleotidyltransferase codes for MKAIIPVAGTGARLRPHTYTQPKALLPLAGKTILNFIVDQLKDAGIQEFIFIIGYLGEKIEEYVSNAYPDLNCKYVFQSSRIGTGPAIALTRDLVGDDEVFIVMGDTICDFDIKAVLDSPYSMIGVQKVDDPRGFGVAEIGQDGFIQLLVEKPKIPMSNTALVGLYKIKETNIMYDCLSHIFSQNITTEGQFHLTDALQCMISRKAKIQTFKVKHWYDCGRKETLLETNALLLKKIGNEIDPTATIENAIIKPPVSIGPGSRVANTIIGPHASIGANTVIEQSVIRDCIIGSFSNLHEVVLDNSLIGNDASVKGLSRNLNIGDNTEIDFG; via the coding sequence ATGAAAGCAATTATTCCGGTAGCCGGAACAGGTGCCAGACTTCGACCCCATACCTACACACAACCTAAGGCTTTATTGCCTCTGGCTGGCAAAACTATATTGAATTTTATCGTTGATCAGTTAAAAGACGCTGGTATCCAGGAATTTATATTTATCATTGGTTATTTGGGAGAAAAGATCGAGGAATATGTCAGTAATGCCTATCCTGACCTGAATTGCAAATATGTATTTCAATCGTCCAGAATCGGTACCGGTCCGGCCATTGCGCTGACCAGAGATCTTGTAGGCGATGACGAAGTCTTTATTGTTATGGGAGATACCATCTGCGATTTTGATATCAAAGCGGTGCTGGACAGCCCCTATTCGATGATCGGTGTCCAGAAAGTAGACGATCCCAGAGGATTTGGAGTGGCAGAGATCGGCCAGGACGGCTTCATACAGCTCTTGGTAGAAAAGCCGAAGATCCCCATGAGCAATACCGCGCTGGTAGGTTTATATAAGATCAAGGAAACCAATATCATGTATGATTGTCTTTCCCATATTTTCTCCCAGAATATTACTACGGAAGGGCAGTTTCATCTCACCGATGCCCTGCAGTGTATGATCAGCCGCAAGGCAAAGATCCAGACCTTTAAGGTAAAACACTGGTATGACTGTGGCCGCAAAGAGACCTTACTGGAAACCAATGCCTTGCTGCTCAAAAAAATAGGTAACGAAATAGACCCCACCGCAACAATAGAAAATGCCATCATCAAACCTCCGGTCAGTATCGGACCGGGCAGCCGGGTAGCCAACACCATTATTGGCCCTCATGCCTCCATTGGTGCCAATACGGTTATTGAACAATCTGTTATCAGAGACTGTATCATCGGCTCCTTCTCCAATCTGCATGAGGTAGTATTGGATAACTCTCTGATCGGTAATGATGCAAGCGTAAAAGGACTCAGCAGAAATCTAAATATCGGAGATAACACTGAAATCGACTTTGGCTAG
- a CDS encoding serine hydroxymethyltransferase, with product MQRDSQVFDLINQELHRQRNGIELIASENFTSLQVIQAMGSVLTNKYAEGYPGRRYYAGCEIVDQTEQLAIDRLKEIFNISYANVQPHSGAQANAAVHLACLKPGDRILGLDLSMGGHLTHGSPVNYSGKLYEAHFYGVVKETGLIDYEMLENQARSLKPKMIICGASAYSRDWDYARIRKVADEIGALVMADIAHPAGLIAKKLLADPFDHCHIVTSTTHKTLRGPRGGIIMMRNDFENPWGLTDNKGNVRTMSALLDLAVFPGIQGGPLEHVIAAKAIAFGEILSDDYTQYANQVQKNAQALAKAFVDKDYHIISGGTDNHLMLIDLRNKDISGKKAEQALVKAEITANKNMVPFDDRSAFVTSGVRFGVAAVTTRGMTEEHMGFIADSVDQILTNADDEQVIAAVRKQVNEFMTQFPLYPELG from the coding sequence ATGCAAAGAGATAGCCAGGTTTTCGATCTTATTAACCAGGAGTTACATCGTCAGAGAAATGGCATCGAACTGATTGCCTCTGAGAACTTTACGAGCCTCCAGGTTATCCAGGCAATGGGATCAGTACTGACCAATAAATATGCGGAAGGTTATCCGGGCAGAAGGTATTATGCAGGATGTGAGATCGTCGACCAGACGGAACAGCTGGCGATCGATCGCCTAAAAGAGATCTTTAATATCAGCTATGCGAATGTGCAACCGCATAGCGGCGCCCAGGCCAATGCAGCCGTTCACCTGGCTTGCCTGAAACCTGGTGATAGAATACTGGGACTGGATTTAAGCATGGGTGGTCACCTGACCCATGGTTCTCCGGTTAACTATAGCGGTAAATTATATGAAGCTCATTTCTACGGAGTGGTGAAGGAAACCGGCCTTATCGATTATGAGATGCTGGAAAACCAGGCACGTTCTCTGAAACCTAAAATGATCATCTGTGGAGCCAGTGCCTACAGCAGGGACTGGGATTATGCCCGTATCCGTAAAGTGGCCGATGAAATCGGAGCGCTGGTAATGGCAGATATTGCACATCCCGCAGGCCTGATCGCTAAAAAACTTTTGGCAGATCCGTTCGATCATTGTCATATTGTTACCTCCACCACCCATAAAACCCTTCGCGGACCTAGAGGTGGTATTATCATGATGCGTAATGATTTTGAGAATCCATGGGGGCTGACAGATAATAAAGGGAACGTCCGTACGATGAGCGCTTTATTAGATCTCGCGGTATTTCCAGGTATCCAGGGCGGACCGTTAGAGCATGTTATTGCTGCTAAAGCCATCGCTTTCGGAGAGATATTAAGCGATGACTATACTCAGTACGCCAACCAGGTGCAGAAAAATGCACAGGCACTGGCGAAAGCTTTTGTGGATAAGGATTATCATATTATCAGCGGCGGTACTGATAATCATCTTATGCTGATCGATCTTAGAAATAAAGATATCAGTGGTAAAAAAGCGGAACAGGCACTCGTTAAGGCAGAGATTACGGCCAACAAGAATATGGTGCCATTTGATGACAGGTCCGCATTTGTTACTTCCGGTGTTCGGTTCGGGGTGGCTGCCGTCACAACCCGTGGCATGACAGAGGAACATATGGGCTTTATCGCTGATTCTGTGGATCAGATATTGACCAATGCAGATGACGAGCAGGTTATCGCTGCTGTTAGAAAACAGGTCAATGAGTTTATGACACAGTTTCCGCTATATCCTGAACTTGGTTAA